In one Grus americana isolate bGruAme1 chromosome 1, bGruAme1.mat, whole genome shotgun sequence genomic region, the following are encoded:
- the LOC129205903 gene encoding vitelline membrane outer layer protein 1-like, which translates to MKLLMPATCILLPSLCIPGTGAREYTSVLTVPNGGHRGKWGSRQFCRYGYANRFALKVEPSQFGRDDTALNSIRLHCQDDSVIESSVGEWGTWTSFQVCPGSYLISFSLRTEKSQGGGDYTAANNIQFRCSDATVLVGDGLSWGRFGPWSRSCNICGLQTKVEPPQGFQGDTALNNVRFFCCK; encoded by the exons ATGAAGCTCCTCATGCCAGCTACTTGCATCTTGCTCCCCTCTCTCTGCATCCCGGGCACAGGGGCGCGTGAATACACCTCTGTCCTCACTGTGCCCAATGGAGGGCACCGGGGCAAGTGGGGGAGTCGGCAATTTTGTCGCTATGGCTATGCCAATAGATTTGCGCTGAAG GTGGAGCCCTCCCAGTTTGGAAGAGATGACACAGCTCTGAACAGCATACGCCTGCATTGTCAAGATGACTCAGTTATCGAGTCCTCGGTGGGGGA GTGGGGTACATGGACCAGCTTCCAGGTTTGCCCTGGAAGCTACCTGATCTCCTTCTCACTGAGAACAGAGAAGTCCCAAGGAGGAGGTGATTACACAGCAGCCAACAACATCCAGTTCAGATGCTCAGATGCAACTGTGCTAGTAGGGGATGGACTATCGTGGGGTAGATTTGGTCCATGGAGCAGAAGCTGCAACATATGTGGTCTCCAGACCAAGGTAGAGCCCCCGCAGGGGTTTCAGGGTGACACAGCACTCAACAATGTGAGGTTCTTCTGCTGTAAATGA